From Salinirubrum litoreum, one genomic window encodes:
- a CDS encoding universal stress protein, with translation MYDTILVPTDGSDRSLTALRHALELAEAVDASVHALYVVDTETSWLTVSKSEVRDTLRNVGEDAARQALSSAERLAADFDVSLVTATREGSPDEAIIDYVTSEDIDLVVMATHGRQGIGRRLLGSVTERVVRDAPVPVTTISESAGDG, from the coding sequence ATGTACGACACGATCCTCGTCCCGACCGACGGGAGCGACCGCTCGCTGACGGCGTTGCGCCACGCGCTCGAACTCGCCGAAGCGGTCGACGCGAGCGTCCACGCGCTGTACGTCGTCGACACCGAGACGAGTTGGCTGACGGTCTCCAAGTCGGAGGTACGAGACACGCTCAGGAACGTCGGTGAAGACGCCGCCCGGCAGGCGCTGTCGAGTGCCGAGCGACTGGCCGCCGACTTCGACGTGTCGCTCGTCACCGCGACCCGCGAGGGGAGTCCCGACGAGGCGATCATCGACTACGTGACGAGCGAGGACATCGACCTCGTGGTGATGGCTACCCACGGGCGACAGGGTATCGGACGGCGGCTCCTCGGAAGCGTGACCGAGCGAGTCGTTCGGGACGCGCCGGTGCCGGTGACCACGATCAGCGAGTCCGCCGGCGACGGCTGA